Below is a genomic region from Vibrio mimicus.
GCGGTGAATCTTCATCAACCTGACCTCATTATTTACGATGCGGGGGTGGATATTCATAGTGATGATGAGCTGGGCTATTTGTCGATTTCACAGGTGGCTATCGCGCAACGAGATCGTTTTATGTTGGATTTGGCAAAGCAGGAGAGCATTCCAATCGCTTGTGTCATAGGTGGTGGGTATCGCGAAGACTATGCGGCACTCGTGCCATTACATCTTGAGTTACTGAAAGCGGCGTTAAGCGTAGGGTATTGAAGTGAAATCGTGGACATACGTAAAAGCAAAAAGCCGCTGAATAATCAGCGGCTTTTCTAATGTGGCGGAGAGATAGGGATTTGAACCCTATCACTGGCTTTGTTGTGTAATAGTGAATCCACGAAGAATCGGAGCCAAAATACAGAATAAAATTCTTCGCTGACTCCAGCGATCTACCTAGAGATAAGGCTTTAATGGGCTTGTTACCGCTTGAGAAATAACAGATGAAGTGGATTATTCTTTTATGCAACAAAGCTTCTATCACTTGCTAAAAATATTCCTCAAATTCTTGAATAATATAGAGTTATCTTTGCTTGGTCATGCAAACGGATTACAGATGCCTAAGTCAATTGACTTCTTAAAATGTTACACGAAACATCGTACAAGTAAACTTTCAAAAGTAAGAACCATAGTGTGAAAGATAGTAGGGATTTGTATCTGTTATTAAGAAGTAAGGACTAGTAGTCGGAAGATGATACTGATAGCATATTAGTGTCAATTTTACAGTTGAAACATGCTAACTCTATGTCTGAGAAACTTTTTAACAATCTTCACAAAGATACAAAAATCGTAGCCAATGCACGATTTAATAATAGTAAAAGGCTTGCAAAGAAAACATGGTGGTCATTATTCTCCATTTCCGCTCTTTCAATTGCTCTAATATTAATAACAATTACTGAAAACACCACGGGGTTGAGATTTGTTGAGCCTATTTTATTCATAGATATAAGCCTCGCTAGTTGGATATTTACTACATTTTCATCAATAATTATCCTCGCACTGTCAATAGCCCTATCTTCTGCAAGGTTAGATGTTCAATACGAGAAAATGCATGATTCAGCAATACGTATTAATAATATATCAAGGCTAATTGAAGCACGAAAAGAACAAGGTCAGTATAACTTATACTCTTTGTCACTTAATGAATATCAGAGCATTATATCCGAGAACAAGGTAAATCATGAAGATATTGATTTTTCTATAGCTAAAGTAGAGGTGAATAAAGATAAAGGAATCATTTACACTTACAGAAAATACATTTCTCAATATTATGGATTAATCCCATACTATTTAATCACTTTTGTTTCTTTTAGCACAGTTTTCTCTATTTTGAGTAAGGTTGTACTGAGAGTATGCTAAGGCAAGATTTTACAACAAAATCTCTTTTAAGAGTAACCACAAAGAATGAGATTATTAAGTTCTCACTTGGAAGAAATAAGGATGATTATAAGGTTAGGTTAGATGAAATTTCAGACAATATTAATGATAAAAATTTTAGTCTTTGCAATATATTAAGTGGTAAAATTCGCGGAAAGAATGTTTATTATACAGGCACACCAGAAGAGCACTATTGCATTAAGAAAATAGCATCAGATATAAAGAGATTATATAAAGTTAAAACAGTTAATAGAGATGATATATCTGAACAAGTGTTAAGAATATTAGAGAACTCTTCTAGCTATGGAATTATAAGAATAGATATAAAATCTTTCTATGAATCAATCAACTATATTAAAGTTGTAGATAAACTAAAAAGTGACAAGTTGCTTTCTTCAAAAGCTATTAGCTTTTTACTAGAACTACAATCACTAAATAGCACTGGATTACCTAGAGGACTTGCAATCAGCCCTGTACTATCTGAGATATTTATGAGGCAAATTGATGCAAAAATAAAAGAAATACCAGGTGTGTATTATTATTCAAGATACGTAGATGACATTTTTATATTTTCAACTAAGGATTACGATAATATACAGAAAGCGCTTCAATCTATATTGAAAGACAATGATCTAAAAACAAACAATAAAACTTTCGTTTCCAACATTAGCTTTGCTCCGAATGATAAGTTGTCAGACATTTCATTCGACTATCTTGGGTATAAATATATAGTTACATCAAAATGTTTTAAAGGTAAACGAGTTGTCAATGTAACTTTATCCGATGATAAAGTAAGGAAGATAAAAACAAGAATTATTCATTCACTACTCGACCGAGCATTAGCTAGAGGGGCAACTCCATATCACAAAGCACTGTTAAAACGTAGAATTGACGTTTTGTCTGGTAATTATCCTATTTCAAATAGCAAAGGCAGAAATGGGACATTAAAAGGCGGAATTTTTTATAGTAATCGACTAGTTAATTGTTCAGGGGTATTTGAAGAATTTAATGAATTCTTAAAAAAGTCACTTTATTGTAAGAAAGATAATTTTTTTGGCAATGCGGTGAAAAAAATATCACCATTAGAGAAAGTTGAACTTACTAATATATGCTTTAAAAGTGGATTTATTAATAAAAAGTATATACCTTTATCAGACAAAGAAATGAAGATGATAAAACAATATTGGGAACACAAGAATCATAAGAAAAAATCATGAATAGTAAAAAGATCCTATTAGAGAAGAGGGATTTCTCTAGAGCTATTTTAACGGACGTTCTGCCTTACGAAGTTCCTTTTATACTGACCAATGAAGGTTTTTATAATACTGTAAAAGAAAAAACCATCATTAAAAACAACAGGTTTTTAAAGAGGATATTTGGATTTGAAGAAGTTAATGAGACAAATCCGTTGGTTTACAAAATAACTAAAGACAGCGATTCAGAAAGAAGTCTTTTTTTAGTTCATCCACAAATGCAGATAAGAATATGTGAACTATACAAAGATTATAATCAACTTATTACGCACCTTTGCACGAGAAGTTCATACTCTTTGAGGTATCCATCTAATATCGCACATGCCTATCATATTAAAGAAAAGAAGAAAGATAGTGATCCAGAAGAAAAATTCAAGGATGAAGGTGTAGGAATTGATGGAAGTAAAGAACCTATATACGCTAGCACTTTTTTTGAATATAAAGACGTCAGTTTTTTATATAAATTTTATGATTCATACCAATTTCATCGTATAGAAAAGAAATTTGATAAACTTTTTAAGTTTGATATAGCAAAATGTTTTTCATCTATTTCAACATTTCAACTATCAAAGTCAATTAGAGACATTGAAAGCTTCAATAAATCTAGAGGTCACTATAGTTTTGAGTCTGTGTTTGAAAACATAATGAACTCCTGTAACTTGGGAAATTCTCACGGAATTGTCGTAGGTCCAGAATTTTCTAGAATATTTGCAGAAATTTTACTTCAATCGATTGATACAGAAGTAAAAAGCAAACTATATAACAGAAGTGATAAGATAGTTGAGAATAGTGATTATGTTATCAAAAGATATGTTGATGATTACTTTCTTTTTTATAATGATGATGCAGTTAGAAAAACGGTTTACGATACTCTCATAAATGAATTAGATAAATACAAACTATATTGTAACGAGTCAAAAAATAAAAAAATCACCGTTCCATTCATAACTGGAGTAACAATAGCAAAACAGCAATACAAAAAACTTATAAATGATTTGTTCAGTAAATTTGATTACATTGATGAAGAATCAGAAAAAATGGGAATATCATCCCCCATGAATAGATACTACCAAATGGCCAATCAAATTATCACAGATATAAAATGCATAGTATTTAACAATGATATATCGTATTCTAGTATCACTGGTTACTATTTTACGTTGGCTAGAATAAAGGTTTCTGAGATTGATGAGCATATAGAAGATTTTAGAAATTCAGAAGAACAATGTAATAAAGTAACCAATTTCTTACTTGTCATTATTGAACTGTCATTTTTTGTTCATTCGATGGACTTTAGAGTAAGAAGTACTTATCTCATATCACAAATAATTATTATAATCAGTAGAATATCTGAACAATTAGGAGAAACTAACTCGGAGTTAATCAGGAAAAAAATCTATGATGAATGTTATTTATCAATTAGGTCTTCTATAAAGAAGAATACACTTAAAGATATAGAGTGTTTAAATCTTCTTATTGCAGTTCGTGATATAGACCTACAATACCAATTGTCTAGAGATATAATTGAAAATGTAATTGCATTAAACAACCCAGATAAGACCAATTACTTTAGTTTAATGACATGTTTATTTTATATTCAAAATAAGCAAGAGTATTTATCCACTAGAAATAAGGTATTTCACTGCATATTGTCAAAATTCAAAGGTGATTATTTTACCGTTATTAATGATTCTGAGTTGGCTCATATTTTCTTTGATTCCTTAAGGTGTCCATACCTTACCAAGAAAATGAAGAAAGATATCGCCAATGTTGCATTAAAACCCTTTGGCATCGTTACACAAGATGAGGTTGAAAGCCTAGTGAGTTTGATTTCCGAGAGAAACTGGTTCATAGATTGGGACACGTCGACATCTGATTCTATTGAAAGACTTTTAATGAAAAAAGAATTGAAAGCTCCCTACGGTTACTGATAAAATGCAACTGCACGCATTGCAATACCTCTGATTTTTCAGTTGATTTCACACACGAAATAACAACAATGCGTGCGCTTTCAAAATTATCAATCTAAACCCCCTTGTTAATACGATTGTAACTCCCTCATTTTTTAGAATCCTCCTCATATTGTCCTTCTTCATACGCGGTGTTGTGATCCCCCCCATTTTTAACTGCAGTTAAAAGTAGAGGCTAAGCGGCCATCAAGGGTGGTTTTCCGCCATTTGCTTTGTGTGGACGTTCATGATTGTAAAACCGAAGCCATTGTGTGGCATAGTCTTGAACTTCATCAAGCGTATCAAATAAATGTTTGCTGACCCAACTGTATCTTATTGTTTGTTGTGTCGCTCTATATAAGCATTTTGTTGTGGCTTGCCAGGTTGAATTAATCAATTCGGATCCCCAGTTTTTTCGCCCACTCTGTAAATTCGTGGCTGATAAATTCGGGTCCATTGTCACAGCGGATCGCCATCGGTTTTGCGCGCCATTCAAGAAGCTGATTTAGCGTTCTTATGACCCGCATTGTTGGCAGTGAGAAGC
It encodes:
- a CDS encoding SLATT domain-containing protein; this encodes MSEKLFNNLHKDTKIVANARFNNSKRLAKKTWWSLFSISALSIALILITITENTTGLRFVEPILFIDISLASWIFTTFSSIIILALSIALSSARLDVQYEKMHDSAIRINNISRLIEARKEQGQYNLYSLSLNEYQSIISENKVNHEDIDFSIAKVEVNKDKGIIYTYRKYISQYYGLIPYYLITFVSFSTVFSILSKVVLRVC
- the drt3a gene encoding antiviral reverse transcriptase Drt3a, which encodes MLRQDFTTKSLLRVTTKNEIIKFSLGRNKDDYKVRLDEISDNINDKNFSLCNILSGKIRGKNVYYTGTPEEHYCIKKIASDIKRLYKVKTVNRDDISEQVLRILENSSSYGIIRIDIKSFYESINYIKVVDKLKSDKLLSSKAISFLLELQSLNSTGLPRGLAISPVLSEIFMRQIDAKIKEIPGVYYYSRYVDDIFIFSTKDYDNIQKALQSILKDNDLKTNNKTFVSNISFAPNDKLSDISFDYLGYKYIVTSKCFKGKRVVNVTLSDDKVRKIKTRIIHSLLDRALARGATPYHKALLKRRIDVLSGNYPISNSKGRNGTLKGGIFYSNRLVNCSGVFEEFNEFLKKSLYCKKDNFFGNAVKKISPLEKVELTNICFKSGFINKKYIPLSDKEMKMIKQYWEHKNHKKKS
- the drt3b gene encoding antiviral reverse transcriptase Drt3b; this translates as MNSKKILLEKRDFSRAILTDVLPYEVPFILTNEGFYNTVKEKTIIKNNRFLKRIFGFEEVNETNPLVYKITKDSDSERSLFLVHPQMQIRICELYKDYNQLITHLCTRSSYSLRYPSNIAHAYHIKEKKKDSDPEEKFKDEGVGIDGSKEPIYASTFFEYKDVSFLYKFYDSYQFHRIEKKFDKLFKFDIAKCFSSISTFQLSKSIRDIESFNKSRGHYSFESVFENIMNSCNLGNSHGIVVGPEFSRIFAEILLQSIDTEVKSKLYNRSDKIVENSDYVIKRYVDDYFLFYNDDAVRKTVYDTLINELDKYKLYCNESKNKKITVPFITGVTIAKQQYKKLINDLFSKFDYIDEESEKMGISSPMNRYYQMANQIITDIKCIVFNNDISYSSITGYYFTLARIKVSEIDEHIEDFRNSEEQCNKVTNFLLVIIELSFFVHSMDFRVRSTYLISQIIIIISRISEQLGETNSELIRKKIYDECYLSIRSSIKKNTLKDIECLNLLIAVRDIDLQYQLSRDIIENVIALNNPDKTNYFSLMTCLFYIQNKQEYLSTRNKVFHCILSKFKGDYFTVINDSELAHIFFDSLRCPYLTKKMKKDIANVALKPFGIVTQDEVESLVSLISERNWFIDWDTSTSDSIERLLMKKELKAPYGY
- a CDS encoding integrase core domain-containing protein translates to MDPNLSATNLQSGRKNWGSELINSTWQATTKCLYRATQQTIRYSWVSKHLFDTLDEVQDYATQWLRFYNHERPHKANGGKPPLMAA
- a CDS encoding DDE-type integrase/transposase/recombinase, which gives rise to MHDQLADDRNYRLFNVSDDFKREGLAIEAGFSLPTMRVIRTLNQLLEWRAKPMAIRCDNGPEFISHEFTEWAKKLGIRID